From one Streptomyces sp. NBC_01478 genomic stretch:
- a CDS encoding ABC transporter ATP-binding protein, giving the protein MRRDLQLNNVGRRYGIHGPWILRAVNLELAPGTLTRIDGPNGTGKSTLLRLLARIDAPTEGKVTGRPRTAYVPERFPQALPFTAEGYLTHLGTVHGLSRAAAPRAAAEWLARFGAEAYARTPMTRLSKGSSQKVAVAQALLAEPELLVLDEAWTGLDEDARAELERAVAERTAAGGAVVFVDHDPRRLAGAPDATYTVMDGTLNRRTETTTSPSGPQVSVEVQGPPGGQLPAEAEQFVTSSTQPTPGTHRLTVPAPHSDVLLRALLTARPPWHVVSLHRHTDPDLPLDDESPR; this is encoded by the coding sequence ATGCGACGCGATCTACAGCTGAACAACGTCGGCCGCCGCTACGGAATCCACGGCCCCTGGATCCTCCGCGCCGTAAACCTGGAATTGGCGCCCGGAACCCTCACCCGCATAGACGGCCCCAACGGCACCGGCAAATCCACCCTCCTCCGCCTCCTCGCCCGCATAGACGCCCCGACGGAAGGCAAGGTGACCGGCCGCCCCCGCACGGCGTACGTCCCCGAACGCTTCCCCCAGGCCCTCCCCTTCACCGCCGAGGGCTACCTCACCCACCTCGGCACGGTGCACGGCCTCTCCCGCGCGGCAGCGCCCCGCGCCGCCGCCGAGTGGCTGGCCCGCTTCGGCGCCGAGGCCTACGCCCGCACCCCCATGACCCGCCTCTCGAAGGGCAGCAGCCAGAAGGTCGCCGTAGCCCAAGCCCTGCTCGCCGAGCCGGAGTTGCTGGTCCTGGACGAGGCGTGGACGGGCCTGGACGAGGACGCGAGAGCGGAGTTGGAACGGGCCGTGGCCGAACGCACCGCGGCCGGCGGAGCCGTCGTCTTCGTCGACCACGACCCGCGTCGCCTCGCAGGGGCACCCGACGCGACGTACACCGTCATGGACGGAACCCTCAACCGCCGCACGGAGACGACCACTTCACCGTCCGGTCCGCAAGTCTCGGTGGAGGTCCAGGGCCCACCGGGAGGTCAACTCCCCGCCGAGGCAGAGCAGTTCGTCACCTCATCAACGCAACCGACCCCCGGTACCCACCGCCTGACCGTCCCCGCCCCGCACTCGGACGTCCTGCTCCGCGCCCTGCTGACGGCCCGCCCGCCATGGCATGTGGTGAGCCTGCACCGGCACACGGACCCGGACCTCCCCCTCGACGACGAAAGCCCCCGGTGA
- a CDS encoding aminoacyl-tRNA hydrolase gives MTSDSTVPGDSADPFRNEPTSRDEAPQFVLPLVVRIERDAPPARTDALETAARAVLTILSDERAVGDGEWAQVMRDWQDARIRKVVRRARGAEWRRAEALPGITVTGKSAEVRVFPPVPLDGWPKDLARLQVSGTDLDDPEPPADADPTAPVIWLNPDLDMSAGKTMAQTGHGAQLAWWELSDEDRTAWRQAGFPLSVRTAAPALWAELTSSGLPLVRDAGFTEIAPGSATVVTEHPALRRRG, from the coding sequence GTGACCAGTGATTCCACCGTGCCCGGCGACAGTGCCGACCCTTTCCGTAACGAGCCCACCTCTCGCGACGAGGCTCCGCAGTTCGTGCTGCCCCTCGTCGTGCGGATCGAGCGGGATGCTCCCCCGGCTCGTACGGACGCGCTGGAGACCGCTGCCCGGGCCGTGTTGACGATCCTCAGTGATGAGCGGGCCGTCGGGGACGGGGAGTGGGCGCAGGTCATGCGGGACTGGCAGGACGCGCGGATCCGGAAGGTGGTCCGGCGGGCGCGCGGGGCCGAGTGGCGGCGGGCCGAGGCGCTTCCGGGCATCACCGTGACCGGGAAGTCGGCGGAGGTACGGGTCTTCCCGCCCGTCCCGCTCGACGGCTGGCCCAAGGACCTGGCCCGGCTCCAGGTCTCCGGCACCGACCTCGACGACCCCGAACCGCCGGCCGACGCGGACCCCACGGCACCGGTGATCTGGCTGAACCCCGACCTCGACATGTCGGCCGGCAAGACGATGGCCCAGACCGGCCACGGAGCCCAACTGGCCTGGTGGGAACTGTCGGACGAGGACCGGACCGCCTGGCGTCAGGCGGGCTTCCCGCTCTCCGTCCGCACCGCCGCCCCGGCCCTGTGGGCCGAACTCACCAGCAGCGGGCTGCCGTTGGTCAGGGACGCGGGCTTCACGGAGATCGCGCCGGGCTCGGCGACCGTCGTGACGGAGCATCCGGCGCTGCGGCGACGAGGCTGA
- a CDS encoding SulP family inorganic anion transporter: protein MSTKFPYLRQDFAASLVVFLVALPLCVGVAVASGVPAELGLVTGIVGGIVTGFMRGSSLQVSGPAAGLTVLVFEAVREYGLPALGVIVLTTGVLQILMGVLKLGRYFRAISVSVVEGMLAGIGLVLIAGQLYSVAGAKAPASGLDKIVELPGALIDAVGSTKALASLALGAATIAVLVLWKRLPAKVRTVPGPLAAVGLATLAALAFGLPVATVEVQGLLGSLQPPPLSAFGELAQVGVLGTIVAFTLIASAESLFSAAAVDRLHSGQRTEYDKELVAQGAGNALCGMLGALPMTAVIVRSAANVQAGARTKASRVMHGVWLLLFAALLPDVLAYIPIPALAGILVHAGAKLIPVREIVSLWREHRGEALILVVTALSIVAVSMFEGVLIGLALAVAKTAWEASHIRLEVVDKGAGPVQAYLSGNATFLRLPKILDSLEALPQDRPVELHLSGLHHLDHACRTALENWAERHSAAGTEPVKVTPVEVVAVK from the coding sequence ATGTCGACCAAGTTCCCTTATCTGCGGCAGGACTTCGCCGCCTCCCTCGTCGTGTTCCTGGTCGCGCTCCCGCTGTGCGTGGGTGTGGCCGTCGCCTCCGGTGTGCCGGCCGAACTCGGCCTGGTCACCGGCATCGTGGGCGGGATCGTCACCGGATTCATGCGGGGCAGCAGCCTCCAGGTGTCCGGGCCCGCCGCCGGTCTGACCGTGCTGGTCTTCGAGGCGGTGCGGGAGTACGGGCTGCCCGCCCTCGGAGTCATCGTGCTCACCACCGGTGTGCTCCAGATCCTCATGGGCGTCCTGAAGTTGGGGCGCTACTTCCGGGCCATCTCGGTCTCGGTCGTCGAGGGCATGCTGGCCGGTATCGGACTGGTGCTGATCGCCGGGCAGTTGTACTCGGTGGCCGGGGCGAAGGCTCCCGCCTCGGGGCTCGACAAGATAGTCGAGCTGCCCGGCGCGCTCATCGACGCCGTCGGGAGCACGAAGGCGCTGGCCTCGCTCGCGCTGGGCGCCGCCACCATCGCCGTACTGGTGCTGTGGAAGCGGCTGCCGGCCAAGGTCCGTACGGTGCCGGGTCCGTTGGCCGCCGTAGGACTGGCGACGCTCGCCGCGCTCGCCTTCGGGCTGCCGGTGGCGACCGTGGAGGTGCAGGGGCTGCTCGGGTCGTTGCAGCCGCCGCCGCTGAGCGCGTTCGGTGAGCTGGCGCAGGTCGGTGTGCTGGGCACGATCGTCGCGTTCACGCTGATCGCGTCCGCGGAGTCGCTGTTCAGTGCGGCGGCCGTGGACCGGCTGCACTCCGGCCAACGCACCGAGTACGACAAGGAGTTGGTGGCGCAGGGCGCGGGCAACGCGCTGTGCGGGATGCTCGGCGCGCTGCCGATGACCGCGGTGATCGTGCGCAGCGCGGCGAACGTGCAGGCGGGCGCGCGGACGAAGGCGTCCCGGGTCATGCACGGCGTATGGCTGCTGCTGTTCGCGGCGCTGCTGCCTGACGTCCTCGCGTACATCCCGATCCCGGCCCTGGCGGGCATCCTGGTGCACGCCGGCGCCAAGCTGATCCCCGTCCGGGAGATCGTGTCGCTGTGGCGCGAGCACCGCGGCGAGGCGCTGATCCTGGTCGTCACGGCGCTGTCGATCGTCGCGGTCAGCATGTTCGAGGGCGTGCTCATCGGCCTCGCGCTGGCCGTCGCGAAGACGGCGTGGGAGGCCTCGCACATCAGGCTGGAGGTCGTCGACAAGGGCGCGGGCCCCGTGCAGGCGTATCTGTCGGGCAACGCGACCTTCCTGCGGCTGCCGAAGATCCTCGACAGCCTGGAGGCACTCCCCCAGGACCGGCCGGTCGAACTCCACCTCTCCGGCCTGCACCACCTGGACCACGCCTGCCGTACGGCCCTGGAGAACTGGGCCGAGCGGCACAGCGCGGCCGGCACCGAACCGGTGAAGGTCACGCCGGTGGAGGTCGTGGCGGTGAAGTAG
- a CDS encoding ABC transporter — protein sequence MTALLRYQAALLLRSQRWLPPFILYAAFLGIGVQGGQPVLDSLGYTAAALLPVAAWLVRICTTNEPPAARSCVAAAVGPGRAHLACLLVALTTAAAVGTAATLVVTLISDPASADHRTRVPLTAAAAAGLLATLACALLGTAVGALTNWPLLRSPGRAVPAMLLAALLAVVVTGSPAQAAVSGLVTGSRSGTVPVPLLPLAGAALVTAAATAVTCALTSRRSP from the coding sequence ATGACAGCCCTCCTGCGCTACCAGGCCGCCCTCCTGCTGCGCTCACAACGCTGGCTCCCGCCGTTCATCCTGTACGCCGCGTTCCTGGGCATCGGCGTCCAGGGCGGCCAGCCGGTGCTCGACTCGCTCGGTTACACGGCCGCGGCCCTGCTCCCCGTCGCCGCCTGGCTGGTGCGGATCTGCACGACCAACGAGCCGCCCGCGGCGCGCAGTTGTGTCGCGGCGGCGGTCGGTCCCGGACGGGCGCACCTCGCCTGTCTGCTGGTCGCGCTGACCACCGCGGCGGCGGTCGGCACGGCGGCGACCCTCGTCGTCACGCTGATCAGCGACCCGGCGAGCGCCGATCACCGCACCCGGGTGCCGCTCACCGCAGCCGCCGCGGCCGGCCTGCTCGCGACCCTGGCCTGTGCCCTGCTCGGCACGGCGGTCGGCGCGCTCACCAACTGGCCGCTGCTGCGCTCGCCGGGCCGGGCCGTGCCCGCGATGCTGCTGGCGGCGCTGCTCGCCGTAGTGGTGACCGGTTCCCCGGCGCAGGCGGCGGTCAGCGGCCTGGTCACCGGCTCGCGGTCGGGCACGGTCCCGGTGCCGCTGCTGCCACTGGCCGGAGCCGCCCTGGTCACGGCGGCCGCGACCGCCGTGACCTGCGCCCTCACCTCCCGCCGCTCACCCTGA
- a CDS encoding polysaccharide deacetylase family protein, producing the protein MTIRVRRVAAACALGAALTACGAPSAPHASRPAPSAPTAVSSRPPTLAPGPAGLTPVFKNGPRVDGKTVALTFDADMTADQGPRAAAGEHFDNPRLIATLRTLKVPATVFMTGRWADEYPAEARAIGRDPQFEIANHSYSHYAFTGDCYGLPTVPPDRMKADVERAYSAFKKAGVPNAMPYFRFPGGCYDRQALKTLSAVGVTAVQWDVVSGDAFARDSDAVAQQVLEGVKPGSVVVMHCTRSAAPATEKAVRMIVPELRKKGYRFVKVSELIGATDRHH; encoded by the coding sequence GTGACCATTCGAGTACGACGAGTCGCCGCCGCCTGTGCACTCGGCGCCGCGCTCACCGCCTGCGGGGCCCCCTCGGCGCCCCACGCCAGCCGTCCGGCGCCCAGCGCGCCCACCGCCGTCTCCTCGCGGCCGCCCACGCTCGCACCCGGTCCCGCCGGTCTGACCCCCGTCTTCAAGAACGGGCCCCGGGTCGACGGCAAGACCGTCGCGCTGACCTTCGACGCGGACATGACCGCCGATCAGGGGCCGCGTGCGGCGGCGGGCGAGCACTTCGACAATCCCCGACTGATCGCCACGCTCCGCACGTTGAAGGTGCCGGCGACCGTGTTCATGACGGGTCGGTGGGCCGACGAGTACCCGGCCGAGGCCCGCGCCATCGGACGCGACCCCCAGTTCGAGATCGCCAACCACTCCTACAGCCACTACGCCTTCACCGGCGACTGCTACGGCCTGCCGACCGTGCCCCCGGACCGGATGAAGGCCGATGTGGAGCGGGCGTACTCGGCGTTCAAGAAGGCGGGCGTGCCGAACGCGATGCCGTACTTCCGCTTCCCCGGCGGGTGTTACGACCGGCAGGCGCTGAAGACGCTGAGCGCGGTCGGTGTCACGGCGGTGCAGTGGGACGTGGTGAGCGGCGACGCGTTCGCGAGGGACTCGGACGCGGTGGCGCAGCAGGTGTTGGAGGGTGTGAAGCCCGGCTCGGTCGTCGTCATGCACTGCACGCGCAGCGCCGCCCCGGCGACCGAGAAGGCCGTCCGCATGATCGTGCCCGAGCTGCGGAAGAAGGGGTACCGGTTCGTGAAGGTCTCCGAGCTGATCGGGGCCACGGACCGGCACCACTGA
- a CDS encoding slipin family protein, with translation MLQELLVAGVAVGSACVVYVAAAARVVKQYERGVVFRLGRVVGEVRGPGFTTVVPFVDKLRKVNMQIVTMPVPAQEGITRDNVTVRVDAVVYFKVVDAADAIIKVEDYRFAVSQMAQTSLRSIIGKSDLDDLLSNREKLNQGLELMIDSPSIGWGVQIDRVEIKDVSLPETMKRSMARQAEADRERRARIINADAELQASKKLAEAAEQMSEQPAALQLRLLQTVVAVAAEKNSTLVLPFPVELLRFLERAQPQPPQPPPPPAVEQ, from the coding sequence ATGCTCCAGGAACTGCTGGTGGCGGGCGTGGCGGTCGGTTCCGCGTGCGTGGTCTACGTCGCTGCGGCGGCCAGGGTCGTCAAGCAGTACGAACGCGGGGTCGTCTTCCGGCTCGGGCGGGTGGTCGGTGAGGTGCGGGGGCCCGGCTTCACCACGGTCGTCCCGTTCGTGGACAAGCTCCGCAAGGTCAACATGCAGATCGTGACGATGCCGGTGCCCGCGCAGGAGGGCATTACCCGCGACAACGTCACCGTGCGCGTGGACGCGGTCGTCTACTTCAAGGTCGTCGACGCGGCGGACGCGATCATCAAGGTCGAGGACTACCGCTTCGCCGTCTCGCAGATGGCCCAGACGTCCCTGCGCTCGATCATCGGCAAGAGCGACCTCGACGATCTGCTCTCCAACCGCGAAAAGCTCAACCAGGGGCTGGAGTTGATGATCGACAGCCCCTCCATCGGGTGGGGCGTGCAGATCGACCGTGTCGAGATCAAGGACGTCTCCCTGCCCGAGACGATGAAGCGCTCGATGGCCCGCCAGGCCGAGGCCGACCGCGAACGCCGGGCCCGGATCATCAACGCGGACGCCGAGTTGCAGGCCTCCAAGAAACTCGCCGAGGCCGCCGAGCAGATGTCGGAACAGCCCGCAGCACTCCAACTCCGTCTGCTGCAAACGGTAGTTGCGGTCGCGGCCGAGAAGAACTCGACACTCGTACTCCCCTTCCCCGTCGAGCTGCTGCGCTTCCTGGAACGAGCACAGCCGCAGCCGCCCCAGCCCCCTCCGCCGCCCGCCGTGGAGCAGTAG
- a CDS encoding PPK2 family polyphosphate kinase, with protein MAKKGAKRENGKKSLTELLRVPAGEPVDLSSHDAAGTPGGPADKAAGLKDTAGMGDHLADLQERLWAASTAGDGRRLLLVLQGMDTSGKGGTVEHVIGLFNPSGCRISAFKAPTPEERKHDFLWRIKRALPHPGEIGIFDRSHYEDVLVGRVRELAPHREINDRYTRINRFEKSLTDDGVTVVKCFLHISYDQQRRRLLERLDNPDKHWKFNPGDIEERALWPAYQEAYEIALARCSTPEAPWYLVPADRKWYRNWAISRLLLERLTALDPQYPKADFDVEECRERLLASD; from the coding sequence ATGGCCAAGAAGGGCGCGAAGCGCGAGAACGGGAAGAAGAGCCTCACCGAGCTGCTGCGCGTCCCCGCCGGAGAGCCGGTCGACCTCTCCTCCCACGACGCCGCGGGCACCCCCGGCGGCCCCGCCGACAAGGCCGCCGGCCTCAAGGACACCGCCGGGATGGGCGACCACCTCGCCGACCTGCAAGAACGTCTCTGGGCAGCGAGCACGGCAGGTGACGGGCGCCGCCTGCTCCTGGTCCTCCAGGGCATGGACACCAGCGGCAAGGGCGGCACGGTCGAGCACGTCATCGGCCTGTTCAACCCCTCCGGCTGCCGGATCAGTGCCTTCAAGGCACCCACGCCCGAGGAGCGGAAGCACGACTTCCTCTGGCGCATCAAGCGCGCCCTCCCCCACCCCGGCGAGATCGGCATCTTCGACCGCTCCCACTACGAGGACGTCCTCGTCGGCCGGGTCCGCGAACTCGCCCCGCACCGCGAGATCAACGACCGATACACCCGGATCAACCGCTTCGAGAAGTCCCTCACCGACGACGGCGTGACCGTCGTCAAGTGCTTCCTCCACATCTCCTACGACCAGCAACGCCGCCGCCTGCTCGAACGCCTCGACAACCCGGACAAGCACTGGAAGTTCAACCCCGGCGACATCGAGGAACGCGCTCTGTGGCCCGCGTACCAGGAGGCGTACGAGATCGCCCTCGCCCGCTGCTCCACCCCGGAGGCCCCCTGGTACCTGGTCCCCGCCGACCGCAAGTGGTACCGGAACTGGGCCATCAGCCGCCTGCTCCTGGAACGTCTGACGGCGCTGGATCCGCAGTATCCGAAGGCGGACTTCGATGTGGAGGAGTGCCGGGAGCGACTGCTGGCTTCGGACTGA
- a CDS encoding cytochrome P450, whose protein sequence is MSPTGWLVLGLALILVAGLPYWLPRTVIALRVRIFARVGGEEGVRAPGKEVPAEEFKKVYGHPAANGRSRGAALSDLFWYWLSPGPEVHQEHLEPGPRYDDVARTTRQILAGLSRERWTELVGRCTRRVLAELDGHARVHRVRLRDLMMPVWAEVYYEVVFRAPCPRHVRDLITANADDVVSALKCTGLRHMDRRARLTAHLRDRLAHDPPPGPLPATLTPREQAYYLQGTFFNTAVVQMSEAMAHLLLALATHRPVQDRLASGAEDPDFLDRVIDETMQHFPLFGVAHRITSGEIPLDGRDPIPAGSVLLFNYPEYQRSGGDPFDPDRWLDPDTRPSAFIPFGVTANRPCPARGFAVLTMRVAAEEVLRRFRLDSSAEHTRSLPSRGPCLLVPRTGAGVRSRTRLTVMRFADRWEGVWRSLVQLVLGSYMVWDARRQGLCRNYFAASSGGSATSVPAGR, encoded by the coding sequence GTGAGCCCCACCGGTTGGCTCGTTCTGGGTCTGGCCCTGATCCTGGTGGCCGGTCTGCCGTACTGGCTGCCCAGGACCGTGATCGCGCTGCGGGTGCGGATCTTCGCCCGGGTGGGCGGCGAGGAAGGGGTCCGGGCTCCGGGCAAGGAGGTGCCCGCCGAGGAGTTCAAGAAGGTGTACGGGCATCCGGCGGCCAACGGCCGCAGCCGGGGCGCCGCGCTCTCCGACCTGTTCTGGTACTGGCTGTCGCCGGGCCCCGAGGTGCACCAGGAGCACCTGGAGCCAGGACCGCGCTACGACGACGTGGCCCGGACCACCCGGCAGATCCTCGCCGGGCTGTCCCGTGAGCGCTGGACGGAGCTGGTCGGCCGCTGCACCCGCCGGGTGCTCGCCGAACTCGACGGCCACGCGCGCGTGCACCGGGTCAGACTGCGCGATCTGATGATGCCCGTCTGGGCCGAGGTCTACTACGAGGTGGTCTTCCGCGCACCCTGCCCACGGCACGTCCGGGACCTGATCACCGCGAACGCGGACGACGTGGTCAGCGCCCTGAAGTGCACCGGCCTGCGCCACATGGACCGCCGGGCCCGCCTCACCGCCCACCTGCGGGACCGGCTCGCGCACGACCCGCCCCCCGGCCCGCTGCCGGCCACACTCACCCCGCGAGAGCAGGCGTACTACCTCCAGGGCACGTTCTTCAACACCGCGGTCGTGCAGATGTCGGAGGCGATGGCCCATCTACTGCTGGCCCTCGCCACACACCGGCCGGTGCAGGACCGTCTGGCGTCCGGAGCGGAGGACCCGGACTTCCTGGACCGGGTGATCGACGAGACAATGCAGCACTTCCCGCTCTTCGGAGTGGCCCACCGGATCACCTCGGGGGAGATCCCGCTGGACGGGCGCGACCCCATCCCGGCCGGTTCGGTCCTGCTGTTCAACTACCCCGAGTACCAGAGGTCCGGAGGCGACCCGTTCGACCCGGACCGGTGGCTGGACCCGGACACCAGGCCCTCGGCCTTCATCCCGTTCGGGGTGACCGCCAACCGTCCCTGCCCGGCGCGCGGTTTCGCCGTCCTCACCATGCGGGTCGCGGCGGAGGAAGTCCTGCGCCGCTTCCGGCTCGACTCCTCGGCGGAACACACCCGTTCGCTGCCCAGCCGCGGTCCCTGCCTGCTGGTCCCGCGCACCGGGGCCGGGGTCCGCAGCCGAACCCGGCTCACGGTGATGCGCTTCGCCGACCGGTGGGAGGGCGTGTGGCGCAGCCTCGTCCAGCTCGTCCTCGGCAGCTACATGGTGTGGGACGCCCGGCGCCAGGGGCTGTGCCGGAACTATTTCGCCGCCTCGTCCGGCGGCTCCGCCACCTCTGTCCCAGCCGGCCGTTGA
- a CDS encoding carbonic anhydrase: protein MQPLIDNARTFGQRPEEFAKLAEGQSPQVLFITCSDSRVVPALITGARPGQLFELRTAGNIVPPYASQHPTSEACTIEYAVEVLGVSDIVVCGHSHCGAVGALVRGDDLTAVPAVRDWLTHATPRPQGAVEDPAVSEGVQSHVLTQLLRLRSYPYIEKKLKDRQLSLHAWFYEVHTGAVQVHDPAADAFKAL from the coding sequence ATGCAGCCCCTCATCGACAACGCCCGTACGTTCGGACAACGCCCTGAGGAGTTCGCCAAACTCGCCGAAGGCCAGTCCCCGCAGGTGCTGTTCATCACCTGCTCCGACTCCAGGGTCGTCCCGGCCCTGATCACGGGCGCACGCCCGGGCCAACTCTTCGAGCTGCGCACCGCCGGCAACATCGTCCCGCCGTACGCCTCCCAACACCCCACCAGCGAGGCGTGCACCATCGAGTACGCCGTCGAGGTCCTCGGCGTCTCCGACATCGTGGTCTGCGGCCACTCGCACTGCGGCGCGGTCGGCGCCCTGGTGCGCGGCGACGACCTGACCGCCGTACCGGCCGTGCGCGACTGGCTCACGCACGCGACCCCGAGGCCGCAGGGCGCGGTCGAGGACCCGGCCGTGTCCGAGGGCGTGCAGAGCCACGTCCTGACGCAGTTGCTGCGACTGCGCTCGTACCCGTACATCGAGAAGAAGCTGAAGGATCGTCAACTGTCTTTGCACGCCTGGTTCTACGAGGTCCACACCGGCGCCGTCCAGGTGCACGACCCGGCCGCCGACGCCTTCAAGGCCCTGTGA
- a CDS encoding YbhB/YbcL family Raf kinase inhibitor-like protein, which translates to MRPRIVIVAVAAVLGSVAGCGGDGGGSRVPAPSASQRIAVTSTAFAQGGTVPRRYTCDGEGVSPPLAFAGVPANAAELVVLLEDPDAPNGTFTHWLMWGVPPHDTRLTAGSALRGATEGRNGFKKIGYGGPCPPQGAEPHHYVFSVYATDQKLALATDASPDDVRHALTGHTLASGTLTGRYGR; encoded by the coding sequence ATGCGCCCGAGGATCGTGATCGTCGCGGTGGCCGCCGTACTGGGGAGCGTCGCCGGATGCGGGGGCGACGGAGGCGGCTCGCGCGTGCCCGCGCCCAGCGCCTCGCAACGGATCGCGGTCACGAGCACGGCGTTCGCCCAGGGCGGCACGGTCCCGCGCCGCTACACCTGCGACGGCGAGGGCGTGTCACCGCCACTGGCCTTCGCGGGAGTCCCGGCGAACGCCGCCGAACTGGTCGTGCTCCTCGAAGACCCGGACGCCCCGAACGGCACCTTCACGCACTGGCTGATGTGGGGAGTACCCCCGCACGACACCCGCCTGACGGCCGGATCGGCACTGCGGGGCGCGACCGAAGGCCGCAACGGCTTCAAGAAGATCGGCTACGGCGGCCCATGCCCGCCCCAGGGAGCCGAGCCCCACCACTACGTCTTCTCGGTGTACGCCACCGACCAGAAGCTCGCCCTCGCCACCGACGCCTCACCCGACGACGTACGCCACGCCCTGACCGGCCACACGCTCGCCTCGGGCACGCTGACCGGCCGTTACGGCCGCTGA
- a CDS encoding cation:proton antiporter has protein sequence MTPVELAPVFFLAVVVILLTCRLVVLLAGRFGQPPVVGEMIAGVLLGPSLFGLIAPGASAHVFPPELKPVLYVAGQIGLVALMFGAGYEFRAHAGRGLAGTAVAVSSAGVAIPLTLGVGLTLVAHGHVGIFVDGVSVWVTAAFVGVALAITAFPMLARIITERGLAGSRFGSLALASGATDDAVAWIMLAGVLSVASGKAKPILEAVGGTLLFVAVLLLLGRRLLAWIVNRPGLGDDTRLLFTLALLFCAAWFTDISGLYSVFGAFCVGMAMPRGEASERLVRTTQSVTQVVFVPMFFTYSGLNTRFDVFSDPPVLLFGAAAVVLAVVGKFGGCWAAARLRGEPGAVAVRVGALMNARGLMQLIALNIGLSAGIVSEELFTALVLVALVTTVMTVPVLSRLDRRDARSRAAAEAPEGEEEVAAAPS, from the coding sequence ATGACTCCCGTGGAGCTCGCTCCCGTCTTCTTCCTGGCCGTCGTCGTGATTCTGCTGACCTGCCGTCTGGTCGTCCTGCTGGCCGGCCGTTTCGGCCAGCCGCCCGTGGTCGGCGAGATGATCGCCGGGGTACTGCTCGGCCCCTCCCTGTTCGGGCTGATCGCCCCAGGGGCCTCCGCCCACGTCTTCCCGCCCGAGCTGAAGCCGGTGCTGTACGTGGCCGGCCAGATCGGTCTGGTGGCCCTGATGTTCGGTGCCGGTTACGAGTTCCGGGCGCACGCGGGACGCGGCCTGGCCGGCACCGCCGTCGCCGTCTCCTCGGCGGGGGTGGCGATCCCGCTGACCCTGGGCGTGGGACTGACCCTCGTGGCCCACGGCCATGTCGGCATCTTCGTCGACGGGGTCTCGGTCTGGGTGACGGCGGCGTTCGTCGGCGTCGCGCTGGCGATCACCGCTTTCCCGATGCTGGCCCGGATCATCACCGAACGCGGGCTGGCCGGATCGCGGTTCGGCTCACTCGCCCTGGCTTCCGGGGCCACGGACGACGCCGTCGCCTGGATCATGCTGGCGGGGGTGCTGAGCGTGGCCTCGGGCAAGGCGAAGCCCATCCTGGAGGCAGTCGGCGGCACCCTGCTCTTCGTGGCCGTACTGCTCCTGCTGGGGCGCCGCCTGCTGGCCTGGATCGTGAACCGCCCGGGCCTCGGCGACGACACCCGCCTCCTCTTCACACTCGCCCTGCTGTTCTGCGCGGCCTGGTTCACGGACATCAGCGGCCTGTACTCCGTGTTCGGGGCGTTCTGCGTGGGGATGGCCATGCCGCGCGGCGAGGCGTCCGAACGGCTGGTGCGGACCACCCAGTCCGTGACCCAGGTGGTGTTCGTGCCGATGTTCTTCACCTACTCCGGCCTGAACACCCGGTTCGACGTCTTCTCCGACCCGCCCGTCCTGCTGTTCGGGGCGGCCGCGGTCGTCCTGGCGGTGGTCGGCAAGTTCGGCGGCTGCTGGGCCGCCGCACGGCTGCGCGGCGAACCCGGCGCGGTGGCCGTCCGGGTCGGCGCCCTGATGAACGCCCGCGGTCTCATGCAGTTGATCGCGCTCAACATCGGGCTGTCGGCCGGCATCGTCAGCGAGGAGCTGTTCACCGCGCTCGTCCTTGTCGCGCTGGTCACCACGGTCATGACGGTGCCGGTGCTGAGCCGGCTGGACCGCCGCGACGCCAGATCCCGGGCAGCGGCGGAGGCACCCGAGGGCGAGGAGGAGGTGGCGGCGGCGCCGAGTTGA